In Nilaparvata lugens isolate BPH chromosome 5, ASM1435652v1, whole genome shotgun sequence, the following proteins share a genomic window:
- the LOC111064520 gene encoding uncharacterized protein LOC111064520, producing MMTPNYTNKAFVLIAFIIVSVSAQKCMQRGFTIQETLPLTSCSESLCPECDYCSDENGENSSISTKIDAENGSLRVYYKLDLAKNYSELLIRLQVSEELSSANCKSTDPLYLTTPFKIHSSKKISLRWEPDNSTSLETSCCKTLELNFKYIFTGCYFVQVFPYKDSNIQKPVEDCPKMYETEYVKEHLMLMTPILSPQYFSDSVQVAMNIRGEPAYLLVTLHSEKNRNLPFIGKKTCDRTQTEYACCYNHMYKTSMGGFECQSKMKSPETNCSVVYSKEGKKEVKCVFSHIKPGNYCISIRFDDERCEPGTIWETNINGCLWRHRYEAKKSLPVALIEEDRVGAVLIPPKDFSGYIFAVLSAAIVIVTLLMLLMWRKFATASLVRPTDRMSTLREHLGLLKLEQPSVLLLYPRDSNTFMNAMAKFRNVLTRANCKVFDCWDPAMENEVMKSPHSWVQLHALDKSTRVIIVASECSLMLEKSVLGNSKVEYIYPSPFDDLFMYGIRCLSETTLTDCYEKMFVVRLRGPDDTSEVASLTYINPLTVFSLPLHLEKLILGLLSVDGSHYSIATDFPEVRAFTKAVQENSWFMRQNPNYLSSLMGSPISCPEAKLIDLPVGQSPYKPTS from the exons ATGATGACACCAAATTACACAAACAAAGCATTCGTTCTGATAGCATTCATTATTGTCTCCGTAAGCGCACAAAAATGCATGCAGAGAGGCTTCACTATTCAG gAAACATTGCCTCTTACTAGCTGTTCTGAATCAT TATGTCCGGAATGCGACTATTGCAGCGACGAAAACGGCGAAAACTCATCCATTTCCACAAAGATAGACGCCGAAAACGGCTCACTGCGAGTTTATTACAAATTGGATTTGGCCAAAAATTACTCTGAGCTACTGATCCGGCTGCAAGTGAGTGAGGAGCTCAGTTCTGCCAACTGCAAAAGCACGGATCCACTCTACCTAACGACGCCCTTCAAAATTCACTCATCGAAAAAAATATCGCTAAGATGGGAACCCGACAATAGTACCTCTCTAGAAACATCTTGTTGTAAA ACACTAGAACTGAATTTCAAGTACATTTTCACAGGATGCTACTTTGTGCAAGTTTTCCCCTACAAAGATTCCAACATTCAAAAGCCGGTAGAGGATTGCCCCAAAATGTATGAAACCGAGTATGTGAAAGAGCATCTCATGCTTATGACACCAATACTTTCGCCTCAATATTTTTCTGACAG TGTCCAAGTCGCAATGAACATACGGGGTGAACCGGCTTACCTGCTTGTAACTCTACATTCAGAAAAAAATCGAAATCTGCCTTTCATTGGCAAAAAGACGTGTGATCGTACACAGACTGAGTATGCTTGTTGCTACAATCACATG TACAAGACTTCAATGGGAGGCTTTGAATGTCAATCTAAAATGAAATCACCAGAAACTAACTGTTCAGTG gTCTATAGCAAAGAAGGAAAGAAGGAAGTGAAGTGTGTATTCTCTCACATCAAGCCAGGAAATTATTGCATTTCAATAAGGTTTGATGATGAACGCTGTGAGCCTGGAACGATTTGGGAAACCAACATAAATGGTTGTCTCTGGAGGCACAGATATG AGGCGAAAAAATCGTTGCCAGTGGCACTAATCGAGGAAGATCGTGTGGGAGCCGTGCTCATTCCTCCCAAAGACTTTAGCGGCTACATTTTCGCAGTGCTCAGTGCGGCCATTGTGATAGTGACGCTACTCATGCTGTTGATGTGGAGGAAATTCGCAACAGCGTCGCTGGTCAGACCGACCGACCGCATGTCAACACTCAGGGAGCATCTGGGACTGCTCAAACTCGAACAGCCATCCGTGTTGCTATTGTATCCCAGAGATAGCAACACGTTCATGAATGCCATGGCCAAGTTTAGGAATGTGTTGACGAGAGCTAATTGCAAG GTTTTCGACTGCTGGGATCCAGCGATGGAAAACGAAGTGATGAAAAGTCCTCATTCGTGGGTGCAACTTCACGCCCTCGATAAATCGACCCGTGTCATAATAGTGGCCAGCGAGTGTTCACTCATGCTCGAGAAATCCGTTCTGGGAAATTCCAAAGTCGAATATATCTATCCTTCCCCGTTCGATGATCTGTTTATGTATGGAATCAGGTGTCTCAGTGAGACCACGTTGACTGATTGCTATGAGAAGATGTTTGTTGTCAG GCTTCGCGGACCTGACGATACCAGTGAAGTTGCGTCACTAACATACATCAATCCTTTGACAGTATTTTCTCTCCCACTTCATTTAGAAAAACTCATTCTGGGATTACTAAG TGTGGACGGATCTCACTACTCAATAGCAACCGACTTCCCGGAGGTACGCGCATTCACGAAGGCAGTTCAGGAGAACAGCTGGTTCATGAGGCAAAATCCCAACTATCTGAGTTCGTTGATGGGCAGCCCCATCAGTTGTCCTGAGGCGAAATTAATAGACTTACCGGTTGGTCAGTCCCCTTATAAGCCCACCAGTTAA